One window of uncultured Methanoregula sp. genomic DNA carries:
- a CDS encoding PKD domain-containing protein, with product MYPDSPAGRSDSAVSEIIGAIMLISIVVIAVAVIGVAITSQPTTQKIPAVSAVISSTGNTIHIYHGGGDSLEKGQFEIHLDGSSTNSNSLFSNDGNPSWTRWGIGQSLDYTVPSGQPIPGIVQIVYTGTGSSTMLASANFNTGTLTYGPTSTATGNTTTTTTGTTTTTTPVPRLVANFTASPRSGYAPLTVQFTDTSTGPVAIWNWTFGDGNFSSAQSPAYIYPSAGNYSVSLIVKNGTDSSTLTKTDYIWVSKVPFVNYVIEKDVFVYGDQLSFSGATVSGPDATVILTKPLTTSDLNGGTSIAVHTLYVNGDVTLDGGSAGLGSPSNPGNIYVNGNMNLLSGGRDIYGNVYVAGDFNLKDARIHGNVYVNGDVTLGYTPTLDADSHIYYTGTLTYPQYYNHPEITSKCVQQATVPGFTMPDQALPSTKSADFYAARGYVTSGLLASNLKIFADSYSSTSWMPSATNVVIIARNGDITLTGLGGSSVSGVLFAPNGRVTFEGGSFTGVVIARDGFDCISGGTLVTFTNLEDYFSSSADYPF from the coding sequence ATGTACCCGGACTCACCCGCTGGCAGATCCGATTCTGCCGTCTCTGAAATAATCGGGGCAATCATGCTCATCTCAATCGTGGTTATAGCCGTAGCTGTAATCGGGGTGGCAATCACTTCGCAGCCGACAACCCAGAAAATCCCCGCCGTCAGCGCGGTCATTTCCAGCACCGGCAATACCATTCATATTTACCATGGTGGGGGCGACTCGCTGGAGAAAGGCCAGTTTGAGATCCACCTTGACGGAAGCAGTACGAACAGTAACTCGCTGTTTTCCAATGACGGCAATCCTTCATGGACCCGCTGGGGCATTGGCCAGTCTCTTGATTACACCGTCCCTTCAGGTCAGCCGATTCCCGGGATAGTCCAGATTGTGTATACCGGCACCGGCTCATCGACCATGCTCGCCTCTGCGAATTTCAATACCGGGACTCTGACATATGGCCCGACTTCAACGGCAACTGGTAATACAACAACCACGACAACGGGAACCACCACGACTACAACCCCGGTTCCCCGTCTGGTTGCAAACTTCACCGCTTCCCCGCGGTCGGGATATGCCCCGCTCACGGTGCAGTTTACCGATACCTCAACCGGACCGGTTGCAATATGGAACTGGACATTTGGCGATGGGAATTTCTCATCTGCGCAGAGCCCGGCGTACATCTACCCATCTGCCGGGAATTACTCTGTGAGCCTGATTGTCAAAAACGGGACCGATTCCAGTACCCTGACAAAGACTGACTACATCTGGGTGTCCAAGGTGCCCTTCGTGAATTATGTCATAGAGAAGGACGTCTTTGTCTACGGAGACCAGTTAAGCTTCTCCGGTGCTACGGTATCCGGGCCTGATGCCACGGTCATCCTCACGAAACCGCTGACCACCAGTGACCTCAATGGCGGCACTTCAATAGCGGTTCATACCCTGTATGTTAACGGGGATGTCACTCTCGACGGAGGAAGTGCCGGCCTGGGATCGCCCAGCAATCCCGGGAATATCTATGTCAACGGGAATATGAATCTCTTAAGTGGTGGACGGGATATCTACGGGAATGTCTATGTCGCGGGCGATTTCAATTTAAAAGATGCCCGAATTCATGGGAATGTGTACGTGAATGGCGATGTTACTCTGGGCTATACCCCAACGCTTGATGCAGATTCACATATTTACTACACTGGTACGCTTACCTATCCTCAATATTATAATCATCCGGAAATCACCTCCAAGTGCGTTCAGCAGGCTACTGTGCCGGGCTTCACCATGCCGGATCAGGCCCTCCCCTCAACAAAATCTGCTGATTTTTATGCAGCACGAGGGTATGTGACAAGCGGCCTTCTGGCAAGCAACCTGAAAATATTTGCGGATAGTTATTCCTCCACATCCTGGATGCCTTCCGCAACGAATGTGGTCATTATCGCACGCAATGGCGATATCACGTTGACCGGACTTGGCGGGAGCAGCGTGAGTGGTGTCTTATTTGCCCCCAACGGGCGGGTGACCTTTGAGGGAGGATCCTTTACGGGTGTGGTAATAGCCCGCGATGGTTTTGACTGCATCAGTGGCGGGACACTGGTAACCTTCACGAATCTTGAAGACTATTTCAGCAGCTCTGCTGATTATCCCTTCTGA
- a CDS encoding thiamine-phosphate synthase family protein gives MTDSELIEMHGKMAVALEQIERCREFAEIIPEVRSNLVFAREGARTREDVLAIDGRITVVSGMPHAAGKPKFGASSHMARLIIEYRKYDPSVRAGIDFANTPDMTRWLERYCTENGWAFSVIDRRNEPDEIKEAEGASMPWKVKEAVRAAGGKNPKVFYETGAVGKEPVSVLVGRDPLEIAGQICTIAELYHERR, from the coding sequence ATGACGGACAGTGAACTCATAGAGATGCACGGAAAGATGGCTGTTGCGCTCGAACAGATCGAGCGCTGTCGGGAATTCGCGGAGATCATCCCGGAAGTGAGGTCGAACCTCGTCTTTGCCCGGGAAGGTGCAAGGACCCGGGAGGATGTACTTGCAATTGATGGGAGGATCACCGTTGTCAGCGGTATGCCACATGCAGCGGGAAAACCGAAGTTCGGTGCGTCCAGCCACATGGCACGGCTGATCATCGAGTACCGGAAGTACGATCCATCGGTTCGGGCAGGGATCGATTTTGCCAATACACCGGATATGACGCGGTGGCTTGAGCGGTACTGCACGGAGAACGGGTGGGCATTCAGCGTCATCGACCGGAGAAATGAACCGGACGAGATCAAAGAGGCGGAAGGTGCTTCCATGCCGTGGAAAGTGAAGGAGGCCGTGCGGGCAGCGGGAGGAAAAAACCCGAAGGTCTTCTACGAGACGGGTGCGGTAGGAAAAGAACCTGTCTCGGTCCTGGTGGGCCGGGACCCGCTTGAAATTGCCGGGCAGATCTGCACTATCGCGGAATTATACCATGAACGAAGGTAA
- a CDS encoding AIR synthase family protein, with amino-acid sequence MNEGKPKIGKIDRELFSEFLLHRLGKADPSVIVPPMTGIDAGVVDIGNGNVLIIAEDPIFAVPKQPLDMFGWYTVHIGASDVAVMGVRPQYMTYSLLLPPETSDQDFRTIVDSIHRTAVELGIAIVGGHTGYYPGFAAPTIGGITVFAIAEKDSYVTPAGARPGNDVILTKGPAIETAGILSVLRETDLQKNYPDGLIRKAQALCRQMTVVEDALTAMAAGGVTAMHDATEGGVIGGLFEIAEASGAGMIIDESRFIYPEEVRIVCETFGIDPVAAIAEGSLLITADPAYSGKIMAALAGAGIRSSVIGTVTGDTSVRVMKRVDGTTVPLAIPAQDPFWPVFFESLA; translated from the coding sequence ATGAACGAAGGTAAACCAAAAATCGGAAAGATCGATCGCGAATTATTCTCGGAATTCCTCCTCCACCGCCTCGGGAAAGCCGACCCGTCGGTTATAGTCCCTCCCATGACGGGGATCGATGCAGGTGTTGTGGATATCGGCAACGGGAACGTTCTGATCATTGCCGAAGACCCGATCTTTGCCGTCCCGAAACAGCCGCTCGACATGTTCGGCTGGTATACGGTCCATATCGGGGCGAGCGACGTGGCGGTCATGGGGGTCAGGCCGCAGTACATGACCTATTCGCTCCTTCTCCCGCCGGAGACAAGCGACCAGGATTTCCGGACCATCGTGGACTCGATCCACCGGACTGCCGTCGAGCTGGGGATCGCCATTGTCGGGGGGCATACGGGTTACTACCCCGGCTTTGCGGCCCCGACCATAGGTGGAATCACCGTCTTTGCCATTGCGGAAAAGGATTCGTATGTCACGCCTGCGGGAGCACGGCCGGGCAATGACGTGATCCTGACCAAGGGGCCGGCCATAGAGACTGCCGGCATCCTCTCCGTCCTGCGCGAAACGGATCTGCAGAAGAACTACCCGGACGGGCTGATCCGGAAGGCACAGGCCCTCTGCCGGCAGATGACCGTGGTTGAGGATGCGCTCACGGCAATGGCGGCCGGGGGAGTTACCGCAATGCATGACGCAACCGAGGGTGGGGTGATCGGCGGCCTCTTCGAGATAGCCGAGGCAAGCGGAGCCGGCATGATCATCGACGAGTCACGGTTTATCTATCCCGAAGAAGTGCGGATTGTCTGCGAGACATTTGGCATTGACCCGGTTGCGGCGATTGCCGAGGGATCGCTCCTCATCACCGCAGACCCGGCATATTCGGGAAAAATAATGGCAGCACTTGCCGGGGCCGGAATCCGTTCATCGGTCATTGGCACCGTTACCGGGGATACTTCCGTAAGGGTCATGAAACGCGTGGACGGGACAACGGTCCCTCTTGCAATACCTGCTCAGGATCCGTTCTGGCCGGTCTTCTTTGAGAGCTTGGCCTGA
- a CDS encoding TIGR00269 family protein codes for MKHEPVRPEVPRCSVCTAPAVTFQRQSGRHLCSTHATADICDRVTTTIQEEAMIVPGDRVAVALSGGKDSTALLMLLSRLIPTWEGVSLVAITIDEGIAGYRDETVRSAEQLIRSLGVEHYCISFVDLFGAPLDEFLRGREKEACSICGILRKKALIVGADRAGATKLATGHNLDDEAQSVLMNVFRGDLSRLVRNSGTDSSGRFIPRIKPLRKISEKEIATYLLLNNAWTDLPECPYSRYALRREVRSLLSALEYRHPGTMLHLLESKKKIETYCAITPEPIRHCRFCGDPCSGELCQLCQLKRSLGR; via the coding sequence GTGAAGCATGAGCCCGTCCGGCCGGAGGTGCCGCGCTGCTCCGTGTGTACCGCCCCCGCAGTAACCTTCCAGCGGCAGAGCGGACGCCATTTGTGCAGCACTCACGCCACTGCGGATATCTGCGACCGGGTGACCACGACGATACAGGAAGAGGCAATGATTGTTCCCGGCGACCGGGTGGCAGTAGCCCTGAGCGGGGGGAAAGACAGCACCGCGCTCCTGATGCTCCTCAGCAGGCTTATTCCCACGTGGGAGGGAGTCAGCCTTGTTGCCATAACCATCGATGAAGGCATTGCCGGCTACCGGGATGAAACGGTTCGTTCCGCCGAGCAGCTTATTCGCTCGCTCGGGGTCGAACATTACTGTATCTCATTTGTGGATCTGTTTGGCGCCCCGCTCGACGAGTTTCTTCGTGGCCGGGAAAAGGAGGCCTGCAGCATCTGCGGGATCCTGCGGAAAAAAGCGCTTATCGTGGGAGCCGATCGGGCAGGTGCAACAAAACTCGCCACCGGCCATAACCTCGATGATGAGGCCCAGTCAGTCTTAATGAACGTGTTCCGGGGAGATCTCTCGCGCCTGGTCCGGAACAGCGGGACGGATTCATCCGGCCGGTTCATCCCGAGGATCAAACCTCTCAGGAAGATCTCCGAAAAAGAGATCGCCACGTATCTCCTGCTGAACAATGCATGGACGGATCTCCCCGAGTGCCCATACTCCCGGTATGCCCTGCGGAGAGAGGTCCGTTCACTTCTATCAGCGCTTGAATACCGCCATCCCGGCACTATGCTCCATCTCCTGGAGAGCAAGAAAAAGATCGAAACCTATTGTGCCATCACACCGGAGCCGATCCGGCACTGCAGGTTTTGCGGGGATCCCTGCAGCGGGGAACTCTGCCAGCTCTGCCAGCTCAAACGGTCCCTTGGCCGGTGA
- a CDS encoding thiamine biosynthesis protein ThiS, with translation MKLILPDRSTRVLDLPPSALEAILLGEDINPLEVIASRNGVLITEDTVVGINDEIRLLRIAHGG, from the coding sequence ATGAAACTCATCCTTCCCGACCGCTCGACCCGGGTTCTTGATCTGCCCCCCTCAGCTCTTGAAGCGATCCTGCTCGGCGAGGATATCAACCCGCTTGAGGTGATCGCATCGCGGAACGGCGTCCTCATCACGGAAGATACGGTGGTAGGGATAAACGACGAGATCCGGCTTCTCCGCATTGCCCACGGGGGATAA
- a CDS encoding SOS response-associated peptidase, which produces MCGRYSLVCIDDLGNRFRVFNPMMGARSRFNIAPGNEMPVIVGGETRELVLMQWGLLPHWPRSSRKAPRPINIRAETLSEKSSFGVLLQERRCLVPASGFYEWKKEGKRNIPFYFYLSETPLFAFAGLYDQWAGPDGTVIPTYSILTCEPNPGIAKIHNRMPVILSRAGEDRWLSPDPLPEMETTAMFVPFTAEKMTWYPVLPLVNSPGIDDERLIRPVHSFTGTQTLLEE; this is translated from the coding sequence ATGTGCGGCAGGTACTCCCTTGTATGTATTGACGATCTCGGCAACCGCTTCCGGGTCTTCAACCCGATGATGGGCGCCCGTTCCCGGTTTAATATTGCACCTGGAAACGAGATGCCGGTCATCGTGGGGGGAGAGACCCGCGAACTTGTCCTGATGCAGTGGGGGCTCCTTCCTCACTGGCCACGGTCCTCGCGAAAAGCACCGCGACCGATCAATATCCGGGCAGAAACGCTCTCTGAAAAATCCTCGTTCGGGGTGCTGCTTCAGGAACGCCGGTGCCTCGTTCCTGCTTCCGGGTTTTACGAATGGAAGAAGGAAGGAAAGCGGAACATCCCGTTCTACTTTTACCTGTCGGAAACCCCGCTGTTTGCCTTTGCAGGTCTTTACGACCAGTGGGCGGGACCGGATGGCACTGTCATCCCCACGTATTCCATCTTAACCTGCGAGCCAAATCCCGGCATTGCAAAAATCCACAACCGGATGCCGGTGATACTGTCGCGAGCGGGTGAAGATCGCTGGCTCTCCCCGGATCCCCTGCCAGAGATGGAGACGACAGCCATGTTTGTTCCCTTCACCGCGGAGAAGATGACATGGTATCCGGTTCTCCCTCTTGTCAACTCTCCCGGCATTGATGACGAACGGCTCATACGACCGGTGCATTCTTTTACCGGGACGCAGACTCTGTTGGAGGAGTAA
- a CDS encoding type B DNA-directed DNA polymerase, which yields MWIVDSVSRGGIDLWCKEGSVRVIHHEYDPPFYLYLPDPDAHHDMITALEEQFRAESCTFRTIFGEYEGHKIFAGRAVAEAIEHQTRYAAQLFNVDIRKDQRFMAENGIIPCCPDMDSRFDPEITHDLSQMEIRIRGNPDRNHACTEIDIVHERTEHISGTEREVLSDLFGLIDACDPDVILMPHADRWMPLVQARARELGLSMTLSRNGKYRTIGSRSYWSYGKVEHKDAALIPDGRILIDTEQSFVYREGGLAGVILAARLSGISPSLVSRFTPGTLISGYETYEAVRRGIAVPFRKSDAEVLRKFADLKGADRGGMMFQPRAGIYENVDEIDFTSMYPTIIVLANLSPEIAPDSEKRGFLPTVLEPLVALRKETKKRKRSNPCAADIDALLKWMLVTCFGYTGYKNAKFGRIEVHEAITRRSREILVQTKKIAEDMGFTVLHGIVDCLWVQGSPALALQEHIGRETGLPAEIEHFDWIIFLPLNDGFGAYNRYYGRQPDGSVKVRGIAARRHDTPGYIRRMQGDMLAVMGRAKTIAELDSLWDEVYGIYRAAAAVLPSAPVQEMAISRRISRLRYAHRCIEGAAVAAYQKSGANIAPGMKIQYIVRDARTYQVDPIRDASTFDIPYYRELLERAWADIAYAFRNGRAKM from the coding sequence ATGTGGATAGTTGACTCGGTATCCCGGGGAGGCATTGACCTGTGGTGCAAAGAAGGATCGGTGCGGGTGATCCACCACGAGTACGATCCGCCATTCTACCTTTACCTTCCTGATCCGGACGCACATCACGATATGATTACTGCGCTGGAAGAGCAGTTCCGGGCAGAGTCCTGCACATTCAGGACCATTTTTGGCGAATATGAGGGACACAAAATCTTTGCCGGTCGGGCGGTGGCAGAAGCCATTGAGCATCAGACCCGGTATGCTGCGCAGCTCTTCAATGTGGATATCAGGAAGGACCAGCGGTTCATGGCGGAGAACGGGATAATTCCCTGCTGTCCCGACATGGACTCCCGCTTCGACCCGGAGATCACCCACGACCTGAGCCAGATGGAGATCCGGATCCGTGGCAACCCGGACCGGAACCATGCCTGCACGGAGATCGATATCGTCCACGAGCGTACCGAACACATTTCCGGAACCGAGCGGGAGGTGTTGTCCGATCTCTTCGGACTTATCGATGCGTGCGACCCGGATGTGATCCTCATGCCCCACGCAGATCGGTGGATGCCACTCGTGCAGGCACGGGCACGGGAGCTGGGCCTTTCCATGACCCTGAGCCGGAACGGGAAATACCGGACCATCGGTTCGCGCTCCTACTGGAGCTACGGGAAGGTGGAACACAAGGACGCGGCACTCATCCCTGACGGCAGGATCCTGATCGATACCGAACAGTCGTTTGTGTACAGGGAAGGGGGGCTTGCCGGCGTGATCCTGGCAGCCCGGCTTTCGGGCATTTCCCCCAGTCTCGTATCCCGCTTCACTCCGGGTACCCTCATCTCAGGTTATGAAACGTATGAGGCGGTACGAAGGGGCATTGCGGTACCGTTCCGCAAAAGCGATGCGGAAGTGCTGCGGAAATTTGCGGATCTCAAGGGAGCGGACCGGGGCGGGATGATGTTCCAGCCAAGAGCTGGTATCTATGAGAACGTGGACGAGATCGATTTTACCTCAATGTATCCCACCATCATCGTTCTGGCAAACCTGTCTCCTGAGATCGCCCCTGACTCAGAAAAACGAGGCTTTCTCCCCACGGTCCTTGAGCCCCTCGTTGCCCTGCGGAAAGAGACAAAAAAACGGAAACGATCCAATCCTTGCGCTGCAGATATCGATGCGCTCCTCAAGTGGATGCTGGTGACCTGTTTTGGCTACACGGGATACAAGAACGCGAAATTCGGCAGGATCGAGGTCCACGAAGCTATCACCAGGCGATCCCGCGAGATCCTGGTGCAGACAAAAAAGATTGCCGAGGATATGGGGTTTACCGTGCTGCACGGGATTGTTGACTGTCTCTGGGTGCAGGGTTCACCCGCCCTGGCATTGCAGGAACACATTGGCCGCGAAACCGGGCTGCCTGCCGAGATCGAGCATTTCGACTGGATCATATTTCTCCCCCTCAACGATGGGTTCGGGGCGTACAACCGCTATTATGGCAGGCAACCGGATGGCAGCGTGAAAGTCCGGGGCATTGCTGCACGCCGGCACGATACTCCCGGGTATATCCGGAGAATGCAGGGGGATATGCTTGCCGTCATGGGCAGGGCAAAAACCATTGCTGAACTCGATAGCCTGTGGGATGAAGTGTACGGGATCTACCGGGCTGCTGCGGCAGTGCTCCCTTCCGCTCCCGTGCAGGAGATGGCCATCAGCCGGAGGATCAGCCGGCTCCGGTACGCTCACCGCTGCATCGAGGGAGCGGCAGTGGCTGCATACCAGAAAAGCGGAGCCAACATAGCGCCGGGCATGAAGATCCAGTACATTGTGCGGGATGCCCGCACATATCAGGTTGATCCGATCCGGGATGCCAGCACCTTTGATATCCCGTACTACCGGGAGCTGCTGGAGCGGGCATGGGCGGATATTGCCTATGCGTTCCGGAACGGGCGGGCAAAGATGTAA
- a CDS encoding type IV pilin N-terminal domain-containing protein, producing the protein MTRPVDDGVSDVLGAVLLVVIVGMAVSLVGASILSEPLPQRVPALSADITTSGNTIQLRHTGGDPIAKNDVKILADGVDLKNSFSMGGSINWSVWSIGDTISYAVPAGQPLPKNIQLVYMGTSSGQTIQLWSVPTSG; encoded by the coding sequence GTGACCCGGCCCGTGGACGACGGGGTATCTGACGTGCTCGGTGCAGTCCTTCTCGTCGTGATTGTCGGGATGGCCGTATCCCTTGTCGGGGCCTCCATCCTTTCAGAACCGCTTCCCCAGCGGGTGCCTGCACTATCGGCCGATATCACTACGTCAGGGAACACGATCCAGCTGCGCCACACCGGAGGCGACCCGATAGCGAAGAACGATGTGAAGATCCTCGCTGACGGTGTTGATCTCAAAAATTCATTCAGTATGGGTGGCAGTATCAACTGGTCGGTCTGGTCAATCGGCGATACTATTTCCTATGCGGTTCCGGCCGGGCAACCCCTGCCAAAGAACATCCAGCTCGTGTACATGGGAACCTCCTCTGGTCAGACCATCCAGTTATGGAGTGTTCCCACTTCGGGATAG
- the nadA gene encoding quinolinate synthase NadA encodes MQDSGSIRQEILRLKKEHNAIILAHNYQVPEVQDIADITGDSLELSRAAASMDGDVIVFCGVDFMAETAAILSPHKTVLLPAEDACCPMAQMISADELRLVKSRHPGAAVVCYVNTTADIKAESDICCTSSNAIQVVNSLEEDTILFVPDRNLARYAQRFTAKTILPWEGFCIVHDRITPAMVQEARRAHPYAQVLVHPECRPEVIDLADTVASTSGIIKNVCSAKEREFIIGTEVGILHRLKKECPDKRCYPLSEGAICTNMKKTDLAMVRDALSTLRPRITVPEDIANRARSAIERMLAL; translated from the coding sequence GTGCAGGACAGCGGCAGCATCAGGCAGGAGATCCTCCGGCTGAAAAAGGAGCACAACGCGATCATTCTCGCGCACAATTACCAGGTTCCTGAAGTACAGGATATTGCCGATATCACGGGAGATTCCCTTGAACTCTCCCGCGCTGCCGCATCCATGGACGGGGACGTGATCGTTTTCTGCGGTGTGGACTTTATGGCGGAGACTGCCGCGATCCTCTCCCCGCACAAGACCGTCCTTCTTCCTGCAGAAGATGCATGCTGCCCGATGGCACAGATGATCTCCGCTGATGAACTCAGGCTCGTGAAGTCCCGACACCCCGGGGCGGCCGTTGTCTGCTACGTGAATACTACCGCCGATATCAAAGCTGAAAGCGATATCTGCTGCACCTCGTCCAATGCCATCCAGGTAGTCAATTCCCTTGAAGAGGACACGATCCTTTTTGTACCTGACCGTAACCTTGCCCGGTATGCCCAGCGGTTCACCGCAAAAACGATCCTGCCATGGGAAGGGTTCTGTATCGTGCACGACCGGATAACACCGGCAATGGTTCAGGAAGCCCGGCGCGCCCACCCGTATGCGCAGGTCCTGGTCCATCCCGAATGCCGCCCGGAGGTCATCGATCTTGCCGATACCGTGGCAAGCACATCGGGAATCATAAAAAACGTGTGTTCTGCAAAAGAGCGGGAGTTCATCATCGGTACCGAAGTGGGGATCCTGCACCGGCTCAAAAAAGAGTGCCCGGACAAGAGATGTTACCCCCTGTCAGAGGGCGCCATCTGCACGAATATGAAAAAAACTGATCTAGCCATGGTGCGGGACGCACTCTCAACACTCCGCCCGAGGATAACAGTACCGGAAGATATCGCGAACCGGGCCCGGAGTGCGATCGAGCGGATGCTCGCGCTCTGA
- a CDS encoding class I SAM-dependent methyltransferase has translation MPPSIRHAMADKQLLSTLKYVAGTKPDFCLSEIIQYLDEPLPVEDLFKKISRDLTGLGLIAHKKGGDYLVSRLLPPQPYVLNPEESARLTRFFEQKAIPAILQKSIEEYLSKKVGKDWTDPVIIERLRRAIVAQKDDYWKPQHKRSLQYIKGYSVLGYLAYHFPVYFMQTEYLLALLARDGHLKKSMTILDVGTGPGVVPLAIADFYSRLETAKADIFSIERSEEHIEAFLSLRESFVPRGGKVSIKPPVKADIRSLDLELLPAKIDLAIFSNVLNELPDATIDTRAEIVSRIAERLAPDGTILIVEPADEENATRMRSLTVVLHAKGLVVTSPCSFIWGTPCTAPRCWSFKAEPAIQMTRLMETLARCEESFRFVNTDIKYSYAILGKGPVRKDQYRLPSGSKFLRLSKLQQHVGKRINAAGLKMSGELGSARNHVYKICDGTAKTPVYAVLPSYHITPENDALTTAPYGSVLEMRGVLVRYNKAHDAYNLLVSRNTKVYQPKP, from the coding sequence ATGCCGCCAAGTATCCGGCACGCAATGGCCGATAAACAACTTCTCTCCACACTCAAATATGTTGCCGGAACAAAACCGGACTTTTGCCTGTCGGAGATTATCCAATATCTCGATGAACCCCTGCCTGTTGAGGATCTGTTCAAAAAGATCTCCCGCGACCTGACCGGACTTGGACTTATCGCACACAAAAAAGGCGGGGATTATCTGGTATCACGGCTTTTACCCCCGCAGCCCTATGTACTGAATCCGGAAGAATCAGCCCGCCTCACCCGGTTCTTCGAGCAAAAGGCCATTCCCGCGATCCTCCAGAAGAGTATCGAAGAGTATCTTTCGAAAAAAGTGGGAAAGGACTGGACGGATCCGGTAATTATCGAGAGACTCCGCCGGGCAATCGTTGCCCAGAAGGATGACTACTGGAAACCGCAGCACAAACGTTCCCTCCAGTACATCAAGGGCTATAGCGTTCTCGGATATCTCGCCTACCACTTCCCGGTTTATTTCATGCAGACCGAGTACCTTCTTGCCCTGCTCGCCCGGGACGGTCACCTGAAAAAGAGCATGACCATTCTCGATGTCGGTACCGGGCCCGGAGTTGTCCCGCTCGCGATCGCGGACTTTTATTCCCGGCTCGAAACGGCAAAGGCAGACATCTTCTCCATAGAACGATCAGAAGAGCACATCGAGGCATTCCTGTCCCTGCGGGAGAGCTTTGTACCCCGGGGGGGAAAAGTAAGCATCAAGCCACCGGTAAAGGCTGACATCAGGTCGCTTGATCTGGAACTCCTGCCTGCAAAGATCGACCTGGCCATCTTTTCCAATGTCCTCAATGAATTGCCGGATGCCACGATCGATACCCGGGCAGAGATCGTTTCACGCATAGCGGAGCGACTGGCTCCTGACGGCACCATCCTGATTGTTGAACCTGCAGATGAGGAAAATGCAACCAGGATGCGATCCCTTACCGTTGTACTCCATGCAAAAGGACTGGTTGTCACAAGCCCGTGCTCGTTCATCTGGGGCACTCCCTGCACAGCCCCGCGCTGCTGGAGTTTCAAGGCCGAGCCTGCCATACAAATGACCCGCCTCATGGAAACCCTTGCCCGGTGCGAGGAATCGTTCCGGTTCGTGAATACCGATATCAAGTACAGTTATGCGATTCTCGGCAAAGGCCCCGTAAGAAAGGACCAGTACCGCCTTCCCTCCGGATCAAAATTCCTCCGGTTGTCCAAACTGCAGCAGCATGTGGGAAAACGGATCAACGCGGCAGGCCTGAAGATGAGCGGAGAGCTTGGCAGTGCCCGGAACCATGTCTATAAAATCTGCGACGGGACAGCAAAGACTCCGGTCTATGCCGTGCTGCCATCCTACCATATCACGCCGGAAAATGATGCATTGACTACCGCCCCTTACGGCTCTGTTCTCGAGATGAGGGGCGTGCTCGTACGGTACAACAAGGCACACGATGCGTACAACCTGCTGGTGAGCAGAAACACAAAAGTCTACCAGCCAAAACCCTGA